One segment of Macrotis lagotis isolate mMagLag1 chromosome 1, bilby.v1.9.chrom.fasta, whole genome shotgun sequence DNA contains the following:
- the C1H11orf42 gene encoding uncharacterized protein C11orf42 homolog, translating to MTSGPGLRAETFRPSSPALWGLPSLTMAAGTPQLLSLFEADSTWALIKDKVIEERFGPSVVAVPFLADAACYDLLGVLVKQKSKPPPWLIRARLGLPLPLGLGLPRRSRRALLPVGPLPDLLEYTGPEGAFAHCTREYSPKGRAEVGYEETRLVDGQPCRINLQLGGLRKRVAFLLLPPGQVALQPALPWLRGTHSIYVIYQVFSCSWLQLVLTPTACEPRQLRLQYPLPVAFSCLKFALQPKGMLGPQRPLTGDKLPREASWARPGPESTMNPELTSSLPSTLPNTLLDTDVPPAQQQPTPLRQGPPRGQTTRFSYKGRNPFQRGPNMLSGTGKKKENWLFSPRNPSPGNQGGGPGDPDRHSMSLPLLQGLSAEFDSDD from the exons ATGACCTCAGGCCCAGGGCTTAGAGCAGAGACTTTCAGACCTAGCTCCCCTGCCCTCTGGGGGCTGCCCTCACTGACCATGGCAGCTGGTACCCCCCAGCTTTTGTCACTCTTTGAAGCTGACTCCACCTGGGCCCTCATCAAGGACAAG GTCATCGAGGAGCGCTTTGGACCCAGTGTGGTGGCTGTTCCCTTCCTGGCAGATGCAGCATGCTATGATCTACTTGGAGTACTGGTGAAGCAAAAGTCAAAACCTCCTCCATGGCTCATCCGTGCCCGCCTAGGCCTACCCTTGCCCCTTGGGCTAGGCCTGCCACGCCGGAGTCGGCGGGCTCTGCTACCTGTGGGACCACTGCCAGACTTGCTGGAGTATACAGGACCTGAAGGTGCCTTTGCCCACTGTACTAGAGAGTACTCACCCAAGGGCAGGGCTGAGGTAGGCTATGAGGAAACAAGACTGGTAGATGGGCAGCCCTGCCGCATCAACCTGCAGCTGGGGGGCTTGCGCAAACGTGTGGCCTTTCTGCTACTCCCACCAGGTCAAGTGGCCCTCCAGCCAGCCCTGCCCTGGCTCCGTGGCACTCACAGCATTTATGTCATCTACCAGGTCTTCTCCTGCTCCTGGCTGCAGCTAGTCCTCACACCCACAGCCTGTGAGCCCCGTCAGCTACGCCTGCAGTACCCCTTGCCTGTGGCTTTCTCTTGCCTTAAGTTTGCACTTCAGCCCAAAGGCATGCTGGGTCCACAGAGGCCCCTGACTGGAGACAAACTGCCTCGGGAAGCCAGCTGGGCTCGACCAGGTCCTGAGTCCACAATGAACCCAGAGCTGACCTCATCCTTGCCCTCAACCCTGCCCAATACCCTCCTTGATACTGATGTCCCACCCGCCCAACAGCAACCTACACCACTTCGCCAGGGTCCCCCAAGAGGACAGACAACCAGGTTCTCCTATAAGGGTCGCAACCCCTTCCAAAGGGGCCCAAACATGCTGTCGGGTACcgggaaaaaaaaag AGAACTGGCTCTTCAGCCCCCGAAACCCTTCACCAGGGAACCAGGGCGGGGGCCCAGGGGACCCGGACCGGCACTCCATGTCCCTGCCTCTGCTGCAGGGCCTATCAGCGGAATTCGACAGTGATGACtaa